The Maridesulfovibrio bastinii DSM 16055 genome segment TTTTCAGCAGTCTTCAACGAATCACGGTTGGCCATAAGCTCAACCAGCAATCCAGTATCTCTGATCATGTTACAAATATCCTGAGTTATGCACGGTAGATCAGATACAAGCCGGGGATTACCACCAGCATCCAGAGTTATATCATTATCTGTTATCAGCAGATCAAAGTACATTTAGCACATCTCCAATGCCCATTGTTCATTTGTGTTGCTGTACGGGCCATAGTAGTTATTTGTGACAGGACCGCGCTGGCAGTTTTTAGAATTATTCTGATTGGATATATTTGCTATATCCTGCCGGATTCCTCCGGGCTGGATTGAAGTCTGCTTCATCTGATCGAGACTCTGAATACTTGCAGGCTTTACGTCCTGCGGCTGTATTTTCATTGAAGCAGCCACAGAGCCCTGAAGACTCTCAGGCTG includes the following:
- a CDS encoding DUF2590 family protein gives rise to the protein MYFDLLITDNDITLDAGGNPRLVSDLPCITQDICNMIRDTGLLVELMANRDSLKTAENLIKIKIQVEDDERIVPGSCQIIELAGQPGIFNLTATTYDFGDLAFTLEA